AAGCCACTTTCCATACCGGAAAGTGGCTTTAAATAAGAACTATACAGCTAAATACTACATACCTGTCATCGCTTTTACTTCTTCAAGCGATTTTTCCATTTTCTGAAGACCGTCATTCATCATCTGCATGCCGCCGGCAGTACCATTTTTCATCATGCCCATACCTTTCATCATTTCCATCATGCCTTTGTTGGCGTTACCCATGGAATTTTTTATCATGGACTGGTGAGGGTCGCCTTCAGCTCCTGTTTCAATCATTTTCATACCGTTGTGCATCGGCATCATTTCTTTATTCATCATCCCCATACCTTCATTCATTGTGGCAGGATCGTTCATGAGTTTGGCTCCATGTTTCATATGAGCAATCCCTTTTTCCATCATGCCGATTCCGTCATGCATTGAACCTTTCATCTCTTTTTTTCCGTGGTTGGAATGGTCCATATTCATATCCATGGCAAAGGCTGCTGTGGACATCGCAATAATGAATGCTACCAATATGCTGATGTTTAAAATCTTTTTCATTGTTAACTCCCTTAGCGTGTTGAGTTGTTATTTGTTTATTTTTTTGACGACCACAACAGTGAGATCATCTTCTTGTTTGTCTCTTCCCGTAAACGTATGCACAGCTTCGAAAATGCTATTCACAAGTACTTCTGCAGGTGAATTCTTTTCAGAATCAATTACTTCCAAAAGCCTCTGTTTTCCGAAAAAATCTCCCTTTTCATTAGAAGCTTCCCAAATACCATCTGTTCCAAGAATGAGAATCTGTCCTTCCTTCAAATCGGCACAGTAATTCTCCATATAAGTAGCTTCTTCAACAGCTCCGAGGGCTATTCCCTGTCCCTCAAGCTTAATAAAATCATCTTTGCCGGGATCAAATATCAAAGCCGGTTCGTGCCCGGCCCGTACCCAGCGCAATTCGTTCTTGTCAGGGTCCAGTTCAACCATGATCATGGTCATGAATTGTCCCGTTTTATAAGTATCTTCCGCAACCAGCTTGTTAACATCGGTTAAAACTTCTCCAAGAGTTCCGCCGCTTAAAGTCCTTGCGCGCACATAGCCTCGTATGGAGCCCATAAGCATTGCCGCCGGAACACCGTGACCGCTGACATCACCCACGGCAAATCGAATACTCTCTCCAGCTGTGTGGGGCATGATGTAGTCGAAGTAATCACCACCGAGTTCATCACAATATCTGCTTTCACCGAAAATTTCATAAGTCGGGATATTCGGAGAGGTTTGCGGTAGCAAATTTGTTTGTACCTCCATCGCAACATCAAGAGCACTTTTAATTTCAATATGCTCCTGAAGTGCCGGAACCATTTTATTAAAATCTTTTGCGAGTTCACCAACTTCATCTGAACTGGTAAGTTCAACATGGGCTGAAAAATCACCTGAGGCTATACGCTTAACCCCTTTGGCGAGAGTTAAAATGTTTTTCGTGAAACGGCGCGAGAACAGAAAAGCAAGGGCCGATACCAGCAACACAACAGCCACCAAGACATAAGTTGTATTTTTGTATTGTTCCCCGATTGTAAAATTCACAAACGATTTTGTCTTTTCCGCAGGTTCCACAACATCATCATGAGGTAGAATTAAGACTAAAGAAATCCCTCTTTTATCAGGCGCAGAAAAGGCCCATATACTATCGCGCCCCTTATAGGGCATGCTCATCACGCCGGACTTGCCATCTACCAGAAAATTTTTGAAGTTAGAGAACAAAACGGTATCTGTGGATGAAAGCAAAGTCTGCTTTGTGGAAGGTTCCCACATATGCATCATGTGATTTTGTCCGGCAGAAGAAATCTGCTCTGCAATCACCTCAATCCCACTGCTTTCAGTGTTTCCCTCACGACGAACCAGCAAGGAATCTATATTATCTGAAAAAGCACCAAGATGATTATAACCATGTAAAATAGTATCCAGCGGAATATCTATGGACGCTGCCCCGACAGCTTTTCCCCGCACCATTATTCCCAAGGATGCAGTAAGAACGGTCTTTCCTGTTATTGGGTCTTTTTGCGGAAGCGACCAGATAGGGGACAAGTTTCCATTGATAACCGGTACAGTCTGATGCATTGCCATCTTTTTTGAACGGGCTGGATAAGCAAGAGATTCTCCGGAAATAAAAATAGCCTTAATCCATAATGTCAGGTCAGGATTTTTCTTTTCAATTGATTTGAAAAGAGGAGAAATAATATTCACGGACTCTTGAGGAAGGAGTCTGTCTGTTTTTCCCTGATACCCTGCGCTATAGCTTACAGAATTAAAATC
This genomic stretch from Maridesulfovibrio ferrireducens harbors:
- a CDS encoding SpoIIE family protein phosphatase encodes the protein MKIRFKLLLLLLAVSIIPLVIVQAGVLESLRSLSGEIGEEVRKELVNKSSVELKRLVEDHARVLSKQRRIVELNLQQLSAELSTWIEEGDQFLLPEIFIGVEELTREDNSKRLQQKYKLQNSGMHGKGSIDFNSVSYSAGYQGKTDRLLPQESVNIISPLFKSIEKKNPDLTLWIKAIFISGESLAYPARSKKMAMHQTVPVINGNLSPIWSLPQKDPITGKTVLTASLGIMVRGKAVGAASIDIPLDTILHGYNHLGAFSDNIDSLLVRREGNTESSGIEVIAEQISSAGQNHMMHMWEPSTKQTLLSSTDTVLFSNFKNFLVDGKSGVMSMPYKGRDSIWAFSAPDKRGISLVLILPHDDVVEPAEKTKSFVNFTIGEQYKNTTYVLVAVVLLVSALAFLFSRRFTKNILTLAKGVKRIASGDFSAHVELTSSDEVGELAKDFNKMVPALQEHIEIKSALDVAMEVQTNLLPQTSPNIPTYEIFGESRYCDELGGDYFDYIMPHTAGESIRFAVGDVSGHGVPAAMLMGSIRGYVRARTLSGGTLGEVLTDVNKLVAEDTYKTGQFMTMIMVELDPDKNELRWVRAGHEPALIFDPGKDDFIKLEGQGIALGAVEEATYMENYCADLKEGQILILGTDGIWEASNEKGDFFGKQRLLEVIDSEKNSPAEVLVNSIFEAVHTFTGRDKQEDDLTVVVVKKINK